One genomic region from Colletes latitarsis isolate SP2378_abdomen chromosome 10, iyColLati1, whole genome shotgun sequence encodes:
- the LOC143346295 gene encoding uncharacterized protein LOC143346295: MFKLAVLAAVLAVATAAPGGLTGIVADHAIGPIQAPLVLGAAVAAPAHAVIAAQPVSPIVRTPAIVTKSVLTAAPLPLLAAHGGLH; the protein is encoded by the exons ATGTTCAAGTTG GCTGTCCTCGCCGCCGTTTTGGCTGTCGCTACCGCTGCTCCCGGTGGTCTTACTGGCATCGTCGCCGACCATGCAATTGGACCCATCCAGGCTCCTCTGGTCCTGGGCGCCGCTGTCGCCGCACCTGCCCACGCCGTGATCGCTGCCCAGCCCGTCTCCCCCATCGTCCGCACTCCCGCGATCGTCACCAAGTCCGTCCTCACTGCCGCTCCCCTGCCCCTCCTCGCCGCCCATGGAGGTTTGCATTAA